Proteins encoded together in one Catellatospora citrea window:
- the pdhA gene encoding pyruvate dehydrogenase (acetyl-transferring) E1 component subunit alpha, producing MTKVERAAARRGGKRSGPPEPEFVQLLTPEGERVSHPDYSVDFTDDELRGLYRDLVTVRKLDAEATALQRQGELGIWASLLGQEAAQVGSGRALRKQDMAFPTYREHGVLYCRNIDPIMPLGLFRGVDQGGWDPVAHRFNMYTIVIGAQTLHATGYAMGIVKDGKVGDDDETSEAVIAYFGDGATSQGDVNEAFIFGSVYNAPIVFFCQNNQYAISEPLERQTRIPLYQRAAGFGFPGIRVDGNDVLATYAVTRAALDNARHGQGPTLIEAYTYRMGAHTTSDDPTRYRVASEVEAWQAKDPIVRMRKLLEKQGIADEAFFAAVDEQAKVEAVALRERVLSMPDPDPATMFDHVYPNGSPLIDKQRAEFESYHASFEGSH from the coding sequence ATGACCAAGGTCGAGCGCGCGGCAGCCCGCCGCGGAGGAAAGCGCTCGGGACCCCCCGAGCCGGAGTTCGTACAGCTCCTCACCCCCGAGGGCGAGCGAGTTTCACACCCCGACTACTCCGTCGACTTCACCGATGACGAGCTGCGCGGCCTGTACCGCGACCTGGTCACGGTGCGCAAGCTCGACGCCGAGGCGACCGCCCTGCAGCGGCAGGGTGAGCTGGGCATCTGGGCCAGTCTGCTGGGCCAGGAGGCGGCGCAGGTCGGTTCCGGCCGGGCGCTGCGCAAGCAGGACATGGCCTTCCCGACGTACCGGGAGCACGGCGTCCTGTACTGCCGCAACATCGACCCGATCATGCCGCTGGGCCTGTTCCGCGGCGTGGACCAGGGCGGCTGGGACCCGGTGGCGCACCGGTTCAACATGTACACGATCGTCATCGGCGCGCAGACGCTGCACGCGACCGGCTACGCCATGGGCATCGTCAAGGACGGCAAGGTCGGCGACGACGACGAGACCAGCGAGGCCGTCATAGCCTACTTCGGCGACGGCGCGACCAGCCAGGGCGACGTCAACGAGGCGTTCATCTTCGGCAGCGTGTACAACGCGCCGATCGTGTTCTTCTGCCAGAACAACCAGTACGCGATCTCCGAGCCGCTGGAGCGCCAGACCCGCATCCCGCTGTACCAGCGCGCGGCCGGCTTCGGCTTCCCCGGCATCCGCGTCGACGGCAACGACGTGCTGGCGACGTACGCGGTGACCCGCGCGGCGCTGGACAACGCCCGCCACGGTCAGGGCCCGACCCTGATCGAGGCGTACACGTACCGGATGGGCGCGCACACCACCTCCGACGACCCGACCCGCTACCGCGTGGCCAGCGAGGTCGAGGCGTGGCAGGCCAAGGACCCGATCGTGCGCATGCGCAAGCTGCTGGAGAAGCAGGGCATCGCCGACGAGGCGTTCTTCGCCGCCGTCGACGAGCAGGCCAAGGTCGAGGCCGTGGCGCTGCGCGAGCGGGTGCTGTCGATGCCCGACCCGGACCCGGCGACCATGTTCGACCACGTCTACCCCAACGGTTCGCCGCTGATCGACAAGCAGCGCGCCGAGTTCGAGTCCTACCACGCCTCGTTCGAGGGGAGCCACTGA